Proteins found in one Candidatus Thermoplasmatota archaeon genomic segment:
- a CDS encoding Mut7-C RNAse domain-containing protein, producing MKFLCDQMLGSLAKWLRLMGFDTFYANADMDDDELLQVAKKENRVVITRDKELMSKMKKQKLPVIELDVTDVDEQLKIVLKDIVVDPKNVLSRCSVCNTILDEIKKKDIQDKVPRRVFENNEKFWFCPKCDKIYWMGTHYDKIKNKIDELQKH from the coding sequence ATGAAGTTTTTATGCGATCAAATGTTGGGTAGTCTCGCGAAATGGCTTCGCCTTATGGGTTTTGATACTTTTTATGCGAATGCAGATATGGATGATGATGAGTTGTTACAGGTTGCAAAAAAAGAAAACAGGGTTGTTATAACAAGGGACAAGGAATTAATGAGCAAGATGAAAAAACAGAAACTGCCTGTTATCGAGCTTGATGTAACTGATGTTGATGAACAGCTAAAAATTGTTTTAAAAGATATTGTTGTTGATCCAAAAAATGTTTTATCAAGGTGTTCAGTTTGTAACACTATTCTCGATGAAATTAAGAAAAAAGATATTCAGGACAAGGTACCTAGGAGGGTTTTTGAGAATAATGAGAAGTTCTGGTTTTGCCCTAAATGTGATAAAATCTATTGGATGGGTACGCATTATGATAAGATTAAAAATAAAATAGATGAACTGCAAAAACATTGA